The genomic DNA GTCTATTTTGAATGAAGGCGTCATTTGAAATTTTGCTTTAACCAAATTGCCTCCAACGGACAAATAAATACTGGGCTCATAAAACAAATAACTTTTCCCATAAAGCATATCATCAGGGTCTGCCTGTCTGTAAAACATCATATCATCGTATTGAACATAGCTTATTCTGAAAACCATTCCAAAGTTGAATCTTTTATTCTTGTAGAATACTCCCGGTTGTATGTAATATCTTGTTAAGTCAGAGCTGAAAAACTTTAAACTGTCTTGATTCATTTTAATACTACCTTTCCCAATGCCTGTATAAATATCAACACCCCATTTTTCAGATGCCATGGCATAATAGCCAAGTCCAACATTTCCTACGATTCCATTTCCTGAATAATCGTTAGTGCTATTTCCTCCACTAAAATACATACCGTCAGCAGTAATGCCCAGATGTTTAATCGGTGAATAACTCAACTGTGCATCGAATGACAATCCACCTACCCCAAATTGCGGCAATGAAAATGAAGTACCTACTTTTCCTTCGCCACCATTTGCTAACATTGGTATATTGGGTTGTGGTGGAACATAATATTTAGGTGAACAACCGGATTCTAATAGTACTAATGTAATTGCCCATAATATAAGAGATGCTAATTTGAATTCAGGTTTCATATATAAATACGTCTACAGGTTATTTAGTATATGTCAAAAGTAAAAATTTTATTATTCCTTTCTATCAAACATAAAAATTGGGACATATATTTATGAGAATATTTTTTATATTAAACTGATTTTATCTGAGCAAGTGAGATGAATACATTAATTTTGACATGAAAAATGTCGCATCAAAAAGCAATTCAAATTACCTGGATAAGCATATTGGGCAATACTTTATTAGCCGCAATAAAGTGGTTGGTTGGCTACTTTGGTAACTCTTATGCTTTGATTGCCGATGCTATTGAATCCACTACAGATATTTTCTCTTCTACCCTTGTATTACTTGGATTGAAATATGCCAGCCGTCCGGCTGACAAGAACCACCCTTATGGTCATGGCCGCGTAGAGCCGTTGGTGACATTTGTTGTTGTCGGTATTTTAGTTTCTGCAGCTACAGTAATAGCAATTGAAGCCATTAAAAATATCATGACTCCACATGAGATACCGGAGACTTATACACTTGCTGTACTTGCAGTAATCATTGTGAGTAAAGAATTATTTTATCGTATTGTTTCCAATAGAAATAAGAATATCAACAGTACAGCATTGAAGGCTGATGCATGGCACCATCGTAGTGATGCCATTACTTCTCTTGCTGCTTTTATTGGAATTGCTATTGCCATTTACTTTGGAAAAGGCTTTGAAGCGGCCGATGACTGGGCTGCTTTGGTGGCATCAGGATTTATCTTCTACAACAGCTATCTTATTTTCAGACCTGCCTTAGGTGAAATTATGGACGAACATCTTTATGATGATGTTATTGCAGAAATCAGAAAAGTTGCGGTAAATGTTGACGGAGTAATAGATACAGAGAAATGTCTGGTTCGAAAATCGGGTATTAATTTCTTAATAGACCTGCACATTACTGTTGACTCACACATCACAGTTAAGAAAGGGCATCAGATAGCGCATCATTTAAAAGATGCTTTAATAATGCATAACCCTCTAATAGCAGACGTGCTCATCCATGTTGAACCGGATGAGCACGTTTAAGCTTTAAACAGAAACAGTTTCTACTATTGCCCTAAGTAAGCTTTAAGTAGTTTGCTTTTTGAATTTTGGCGAAGCGTCTTAATAGCTTTTTCTTTAAGCTGACGTACGCGTTCCCGTGTCAAATCAAATTTTTCACCTATTTCTTCCAATGACAAACCATGCTCAACACCAATTCCGTAAAAAAGCTTTATTACATCTTTTTCACGCTCTGGCAGTGTTTCTAATGAACGGTTGATTTCAGTGTGTAACGACTCTGCCATGAGTGTGCTGTCAGCATAAGGTGCATCAGGATTGGTCAACACATCAAGTAATGTATTATCTTCTCCCGGTACAAAGGGAGCATCCATTGATACGTGACGACCTGGCATTTTCATTGTATAGGCAATTCTGTCTGTATCAATTTCTAATTCACTGGCTAATTCTTCTGCTGTTGGTTCGCGTTCAAATTTTTGCTCAAGATTTGAAAATGCTTTTTTAACCTTGTTGGCAGCACCTATCTGATTAAGTGGTAATCTAACAATACGTGCTTGTTCTGCCAATGCCTGCATGATAGATTGACGAATCCACCAAACTGCATAAGAAATAAACTTAAAACCTCTTGTTTCATCAAAACGTTTTGCCGCTTTTATCAAACCAAGATTACCTTCATTAATCAAATCGGGTAAACTCAAACCTTGTGACTGATACTGCTTAGCTACCGACACCACAAATCTAAGGTTAGCTCTTACTAATTTCTCTAATGCTCGCTGGTCTCCTGCTCTGATTTTTCGGGCAAGTTCTACCTCCATCTGAGCTGTAATTAACTCCTCTTTACCAATTTCCTGTAAATACTTTTCAAACGATGCGCTTTCACGGTTTGTAATGGATTTAGTAATTTTTAGCTGTCTCATCTAATTTATCTAATTTTTATGTGTGTTTCTATGTATGCAATGTAAGAACAAAAAACGATAATCATGGTTTAAAATTGCATTATTTTTTTAAAGGCGTTGCAAATATACTATGCGTTTAGTGGCAATGCTAACTTTATTTTTAGACAACTTCATATAATATTGCATGTCAATATATTATCTTTACTTTTTCAAGTAAAAGACTACTTTTTTAACATACCTTGAGGCTGTTTTTTAAATAAGTTAGTCTTCGAAATTTACTTAAATGGTATAGACTGATAAAATAGGTTTTTCATCTTTAATACATATTTCAACCAGTTATTCGCCTTTGGACAGTTGTAAGAATAACTAAACATTTTGCATAATTCTCTACCATACATCAACAAAACATAATGTATTTAGTACTTATCTAAAATGATTTCTTTTACATTCGTATTTCATTCAAAACAATTTACTCAAGCTATTTATCAAATATAACAAATACACAATGACAAAATCAACTTTTATTTTTACATCTGCAATAAGTTTATTTCTTGTTACTTCACTGGCTGTATCTGGCCAGAAAGGCCAGGTTAAACAAGAGCAAAAAATTACTGGTCCCGGAAAATGTTTAATTAAAACAGATAGTCTTCTTACCAATGAACTTACAAAAGAAGATCTTATTAAATGGGTAGAAAACCCGCCTTTTATTGTAAATTGTCAAGACACTAAAACATATAAACTGAAGTTTTACGAATTTACAATTTTAAAGATGAAGCCGTTCGAAAATAAGAGTTTCGGTGTTGGTGATGATAGAATGATCCCCATTCTAGGACGCAAGGCAATAGATGATTTAAAAGGAGGAGACACGGTAATTCTAAAAGGTGTTGATTTGATTGAAGACGGTACTGAGAAAACAGCAAAAGCACCAACCATCAGTATTAAAATTATTGAGAAGAATCCTTAGAAATATATTGGATGAAAAAGCCATTTTCCTTTTGAATTAATTTCAAGCGCAGGCAATGGAAATTTTATAAATCGGGTAACTTCAAAAAACAATTTCAATGCCTTTGACTTTGTTTTTATTTTAGTGAGGTCAATATCAGGAGCAATATATACTTGTCTGTAACGCTTATAATAAGGAATAGGATTATTTTTATATTCTGAGGCATTATCAAATGCGCCTGTCATACCTTCAGCACCAATACCTACAGCAATATTCAGCCAAGCAGGTACTACATTGGGTTTCTTTATAAAAGAGTTAATATTAGCTGACAACCATAGTGTTTGTCCGTTATAGTCTTTAAAGAGTTGCTGTATATAATTTTCACCTAAAAGATCCGGACGATAGTGTGCATACTTTGATTGATGAAAAGAAAATTTAAACTCCATTCTCTGCTCCTGCCAAAGTAATTGCTGTCCAATAAAAACCGATGACCCAAGCGTGTTAGCGGCAATATCTCCCCAGGAAAATCCCCAAGCAGAAGAAAATCCATCTAAGGCTTCAACCGAGGCTAAAAAAATCCAACCCAGATTTCCGCCTATAAGTGTCGCCTTTTTATTATCCATACCTGCCCAGCGACAAACATTATAACCTTGCTTGCCGGCAATGTATGAACTAAAAGTATGACCTGTTTTATCCATCAGTAACCATTCACCATTATCGTTAAAAAAATGAAAATGGTTCATTTCATACCCACTATACCACAACTGATACAATCCTGTCATTGTTCCGGCATACAAGCCAAGTGTTGTATATCCCGCTATCTGTACCCGCTGTTTATTGTAAACAGGTGAAGGCTCAAAAAATGCAATTTTTCGCTGTGTGATAACAGAGTCCTGACAAAATGCATTAGAAAAAATACCTATCAGAGATATTGTGATAAACCACTTACAGATATAGTGCAACGGGAAAAATCTACAAATGGATTTAAATTTCTTGGGTTTCAATAAAAGCTTATAAAATAAATAGTAATACTAAAAGAAATGTTAATGAGAAAGTGAAACTTACATCAAAAGGGTTTAAACAAAGTGATTTCAAAGGTTTCCTTTCATTTCGAGTAAAAAAGCTTTTAACCTATTCAAAGCAAATTTCACGTGGCTATTTTCTTCTATTACCTCAGTATTTCCATTCTCTTCTGTTACAGGTATTGCTTTACCATTCGCTTTCAGATATTGCTTGGCTCCATTTAGTGTAAATCCTTTTTCTTTTACCAAATGATAAATCACCCGGAATGACTCTATGTCTTTTTTGGTATAATGCCGCTCACCTTTTAAATTCTTTTTTGGATGAAGCAATGTAAATTCTTTCTCCCAGTAGCGCAACAATGATGTGTTTACTTTAAACATTTCAGCCACTTCACCAATGCTGTAATAAAGTTTTTCAATATGTAGGTCGTCATGCTGCATTTCAGATGATTTTTCTATAATTCACAAATCTAATCGAATGATTGATTGTATTTTGAAGAAATTTCCAACACCTGTTCATATTGTGTTGCCGTCAGGTCGTTGAAGAAGAAATTAATGGGATTAATTTTTGCCCCATTTTTAATTACTTCGTAATGGCAGTGTGGCCCGGTACTGCTTCCGGTATTACCTACATAACCTATTATCTGTCCCCTTATTACTTTCTGACCTGGTTTCACTACAATTCTGCTCATGTGGGCGTACAAGGTTTCATAACCGAATCCATGGTTGATGGTAACATTATTGCCGTAGCCTCTACCCTCTTTCTCAACCTTTTTGACAACCCCATTGCCTGTGGCATAAATTTCTGTTCCTACCGGTGCGCTAAAATCTATTCCTGTGTGCAAAATACTGGTCTTATATATGGGATGGATTCTATAACCAAAACCTGAAGCTATACGTGATAATTCTTTGTTGCTGACAGGTTGAATGCCAGGTATTGATGCCAAAAGTTCTTTTTTATTTTTTGCAAGTTCAAAAACTTCATCAAATGATTTTGTCTGAACATACATTTGCCTCATCAACTTATCCAATTGAGTTGTTGTTTCAATCATCAGTGCTGAATTGTCATAACCCTTTAATGAACGATATTTATCAACGCCTCCATAACCAGCTTCTCTTACACTTTCGGGTATTGGGTCTGCTTCAAAAATAACTCTGTATATATTGTCATCGTTATATTCAAGGTCTTTAAGCACTTTTGACATTAAATCCATCCGCTGCTGCAAAATCTCATATTGAAGGTCCATTACTGCAATTTCACGCTTTAGTTGCTTTTCTTTAGGTGAATCCAGAAACTGATAGGCTAATGCAATAATAATTGCGCTAAACACCATAGTTGTTGCCAGCCATCCCAAAACACGTAAAAAACGCTTTTTAAAGGAAACAACTACCTTTTCGTATTTTAGAGAATGTGTATTAAAATAATATTTGGCCTTCGCCATAATCTTAAATTCTATTTTTGCACAATTCAGCAAAAATAAAATTTTTCTGAAATTACATAAATATTCAAAAATTATAAAAATCAGATATTTAAATATCTTCATTTAAACTTCTTACACCATTTCATTAAAATACATGACCTCATCAGAAATTCGTAAAACATTTTTAGATTTTTTTAAGTCGAAACAACATACAATTGTCCCATCAGCACCTATAGTTGTTAAAGGTGACCCTACACTCATGTTTACCAATGCCGGAATGAATCAGTTTAAAGATTGGTTTTTAGGAAATCAACCTGCAAAATACAGACGTGTTGCCGATACACAAAAATGCCTACGGGTTTCAGGTAAACACAATGATCTTGAAGAGGTAGGTGTAGATACCTATCATCATACCATGTTTGAAATGTTAGGAAACTGGAGTTTTGGAGATCCTAATAACCCTAATGCCGGTTACTTTAAAAAAGACGCTATTGCATGGGCATGGGAAATACTTACCGAAGTTTACAAACTTCCTAAAGACCGTTTGTATGTAACCGTTTTTGAAGGTGATATGAAAGAAAATCTATCGTTCGATGAAGAATCTAATGCTTGTTGGAAACAGCATATTGATGATTCGCGGATTTTAATGGGAAATAAGAAAGATAACTTCTGGGAAATGGGTGACACCGGACCCTGTGGCCCCTGCTCTGAGATTCATGTTGACTTACGAAGTGATGATGAAAGAAAAAAAACGGATGGAAAAATATTAGTTAACACAGGACATCCATTGGTTATCGAGATTTGGAATAACGTATTTATGGAGTTCAACAGGAAAGCTGATGGCACACTTGAAAAATTGCCGGCCCGACATGTTGATACAGGTATGGGGTTCGAGCGTTTGTGTATGGCAATTCAACAGAAGAAATCAAATTACGACACAGATATATTTCAGCCAACCATAAATTACATTGAAGCAATGAGTGGTATTAAGTATGGTAGCACAGAACAAACAGATATTGCTATGCGAGTTCTATCTGATCATATCAGAGCAATTGCATTTACCATCGCAGATGGACAGCTACCATCGAACAATAAAGCCGGTTATGTTATTCGTAGAATATTAAGAAGAGCAGTTCGTTATTCATTTACTTATCTAAACTTTAAAACGCCATTTATTCATAGACTGACGCCTTTATTGGCAGAGCAGTTTAAAGATGTTTTTCCTGAACTTTTTGAGCAAAAAGGTTTTGTCCAAAAAGTTATCAAGGAAGAAGAACAATCTTTTTTACGTACTCTTGAAACTGGAATCAGAAGATTTGATCAATATAAAGATTCTGTTATTGATGGAGAATTTGCATTTGAATTGTATGACACCTATGGTTTTCCAATTGACCTCACCCAATTAATTGCACGCGAAAGAAACATGCAAGTGGACATGGATGGATTTAACCAATGTTTAGAACAGCAAAAAGAAAGGTCACGTGCAGCCTCGGCTGTTGATGCTGAAGATTGGGTTATTCTTGAAAACGGTGAGTCGCAATTTATCGGATATGACAATACTTCTGCTGAGGTAAACATTATTAAATACAGAAAGGTTAAATCTAAAAACAAAGAACAATATCAGCTTGTCTTCAATCAGACTCCTTTTTATGCAGAAAGCGGTGGTCAGGTTGGTGATACAGGCTTTTTACAAAACGAAAAAGAAAAAATTATTATTACAGATACAAAAAAAGAAAACAATCAGATCATTCACTTATCAGATAAATTACCACTTGATTTGAAAGCTGATTTTGTTGCAACTGTCAACAGTTCGAGAAGGAGAAAAATAACGGCTAATCACAGTGCAACACATTTAATGCATGCTGCATTAAAGCAAATTTTAGGCAATCACGTTGTACAAAAAGGCTCACTTGTAAATGATGAGCACAC from Bacteroidia bacterium includes the following:
- a CDS encoding MerR family transcriptional regulator, which translates into the protein MQHDDLHIEKLYYSIGEVAEMFKVNTSLLRYWEKEFTLLHPKKNLKGERHYTKKDIESFRVIYHLVKEKGFTLNGAKQYLKANGKAIPVTEENGNTEVIEENSHVKFALNRLKAFLLEMKGNL
- a CDS encoding DUF2279 domain-containing protein, with product MHYICKWFITISLIGIFSNAFCQDSVITQRKIAFFEPSPVYNKQRVQIAGYTTLGLYAGTMTGLYQLWYSGYEMNHFHFFNDNGEWLLMDKTGHTFSSYIAGKQGYNVCRWAGMDNKKATLIGGNLGWIFLASVEALDGFSSAWGFSWGDIAANTLGSSVFIGQQLLWQEQRMEFKFSFHQSKYAHYRPDLLGENYIQQLFKDYNGQTLWLSANINSFIKKPNVVPAWLNIAVGIGAEGMTGAFDNASEYKNNPIPYYKRYRQVYIAPDIDLTKIKTKSKALKLFFEVTRFIKFPLPALEINSKGKWLFHPIYF
- a CDS encoding RNA polymerase sigma factor RpoD/SigA, with the translated sequence MRQLKITKSITNRESASFEKYLQEIGKEELITAQMEVELARKIRAGDQRALEKLVRANLRFVVSVAKQYQSQGLSLPDLINEGNLGLIKAAKRFDETRGFKFISYAVWWIRQSIMQALAEQARIVRLPLNQIGAANKVKKAFSNLEQKFEREPTAEELASELEIDTDRIAYTMKMPGRHVSMDAPFVPGEDNTLLDVLTNPDAPYADSTLMAESLHTEINRSLETLPEREKDVIKLFYGIGVEHGLSLEEIGEKFDLTRERVRQLKEKAIKTLRQNSKSKLLKAYLGQ
- a CDS encoding cation diffusion facilitator family transporter, with amino-acid sequence MSHQKAIQITWISILGNTLLAAIKWLVGYFGNSYALIADAIESTTDIFSSTLVLLGLKYASRPADKNHPYGHGRVEPLVTFVVVGILVSAATVIAIEAIKNIMTPHEIPETYTLAVLAVIIVSKELFYRIVSNRNKNINSTALKADAWHHRSDAITSLAAFIGIAIAIYFGKGFEAADDWAALVASGFIFYNSYLIFRPALGEIMDEHLYDDVIAEIRKVAVNVDGVIDTEKCLVRKSGINFLIDLHITVDSHITVKKGHQIAHHLKDALIMHNPLIADVLIHVEPDEHV
- the alaS gene encoding alanine--tRNA ligase, whose protein sequence is MTSSEIRKTFLDFFKSKQHTIVPSAPIVVKGDPTLMFTNAGMNQFKDWFLGNQPAKYRRVADTQKCLRVSGKHNDLEEVGVDTYHHTMFEMLGNWSFGDPNNPNAGYFKKDAIAWAWEILTEVYKLPKDRLYVTVFEGDMKENLSFDEESNACWKQHIDDSRILMGNKKDNFWEMGDTGPCGPCSEIHVDLRSDDERKKTDGKILVNTGHPLVIEIWNNVFMEFNRKADGTLEKLPARHVDTGMGFERLCMAIQQKKSNYDTDIFQPTINYIEAMSGIKYGSTEQTDIAMRVLSDHIRAIAFTIADGQLPSNNKAGYVIRRILRRAVRYSFTYLNFKTPFIHRLTPLLAEQFKDVFPELFEQKGFVQKVIKEEEQSFLRTLETGIRRFDQYKDSVIDGEFAFELYDTYGFPIDLTQLIARERNMQVDMDGFNQCLEQQKERSRAASAVDAEDWVILENGESQFIGYDNTSAEVNIIKYRKVKSKNKEQYQLVFNQTPFYAESGGQVGDTGFLQNEKEKIIITDTKKENNQIIHLSDKLPLDLKADFVATVNSSRRRKITANHSATHLMHAALKQILGNHVVQKGSLVNDEHTRFDFAHFAKVTDEDIAKIEQMVNEKIRENIALDERRNVPLEEAKSMGATALFGEKYGDYVRVIIFDPAFSMELCGGTHVNATGEIGLFKIVSETAVAAGVRRIEAITSVEAEKYITHQLTQLNTIKSELKYPKDIVIRIKELLFENEILQKQIDSFVHEKAQLIKGELLKNVKLKNNINVIAQKIDLTNVEAIKNISFELRNQLPDSFILLASESEGKAMLSLIISDHLVQSGKLNATTIIRSISKHIQGGGGGQPFYATAGGKNPAGIEAAIQEALSMI
- a CDS encoding M23 family metallopeptidase, whose protein sequence is MAKAKYYFNTHSLKYEKVVVSFKKRFLRVLGWLATTMVFSAIIIALAYQFLDSPKEKQLKREIAVMDLQYEILQQRMDLMSKVLKDLEYNDDNIYRVIFEADPIPESVREAGYGGVDKYRSLKGYDNSALMIETTTQLDKLMRQMYVQTKSFDEVFELAKNKKELLASIPGIQPVSNKELSRIASGFGYRIHPIYKTSILHTGIDFSAPVGTEIYATGNGVVKKVEKEGRGYGNNVTINHGFGYETLYAHMSRIVVKPGQKVIRGQIIGYVGNTGSSTGPHCHYEVIKNGAKINPINFFFNDLTATQYEQVLEISSKYNQSFD